From Brassica oleracea var. oleracea cultivar TO1000 chromosome C3, BOL, whole genome shotgun sequence, a single genomic window includes:
- the LOC106328595 gene encoding uncharacterized protein LOC106328595 — protein sequence MTDRVFPASKPPTAANGAPTPTGGALPPPPSVNGNGTANQKPQIYIPANRLVYRPQPYSRHHHHQTRPSCRRVCCCCCFWSILILLVLALMASIAATAVYVIYHPRPPLFSVPSLRIGRVNLTTSLDTSVSHLSSFFNFTLISVNPNQHLTFSYDHFAVAVKSVKSNEMLANGTVPGFFSGNGNKTSFRSVIATSTSARELDPEEARRLKSDLTRTRVGLEIEMRTKVKMQMGKLKSEGVEIKVTCGGFEGTVPKGKVPTVATSKQTKCKSDLSVKVWKWCL from the coding sequence ATGACTGATCGAGTCTTCCCAGCTTCAAAGCCACCAACCGCCGCTAACGGAGCTCCAACTCCAACCGGTGGTGCCTTACCACCTCCTCCGTCTGTTAACGGTAACGGAACAGCTAACCAGAAACCTCAAATCTACATTCCGGCTAACCGCCTGGTTTACCGTCCACAGCCGTACAGCCGCCACCACCACCACCAAACTCGACCGAGCTGCCGGAGAGTCTGCTGCTGCTGCTGTTTCTGGTCCATCCTCATCCTCCTCGTCCTCGCTCTCATGGCCTCCATCGCCGCCACCGCCGTGTACGTCATCTACCACCCGCGCCCGCCGCTGTTCTCCGTCCCGTCGCTTCGTATCGGCCGCGTGAACCTCACCACCTCCTTGGACACTTCCGTCTCGCACCTCTCTTCCTTCTTCAACTTCACGCTGATCTCCGTGAACCCCAACCAGCACCTCACCTTCTCTTACGATCACTTCGCCGTCGCCGTTAAATCCGTTAAATCTAACGAGATGCTAGCGAACGGAACGGTTCCCGGTTTTTTCAGCGGCAACGGGAACAAGACGTCGTTTAGGAGCGTGATCGCGACGTCTACTTCGGCGCGTGAGCTGGATCCGGAGGAAGCGAGGCGTTTGAAGTCGGATCTGACGCGGACGCGCGTGGGGTTGGAGATCGAGATGCGGACGAAGGTGAAGATGCAGATGGGGAAGCTGAAGAGTGAAGGGGTTGAGATCAAAGTGACGTGTGGAGGGTTCGAAGGGACAGTGCCTAAAGGTAAAGTTCCGACCGTGGCGACTTCGAAACAGACTAAGTGTAAGTCTGATCTGAGTGTTAAGGTCTGGAAATGGTGTTTGTAA
- the LOC106336396 gene encoding diaminopimelate decarboxylase 2, chloroplastic has translation MASATHLLSQPSSSLRRNLNQYQSNRSPLSRIPVLSLKSTLKPLQRLSVKAAASSPNSVKTATKGSDDQSAFNHCFKKQSDGFLYCEGTKVEEIMESVERRPFYLYSKPQITRNVEAYKEALEGVSSVIGYAIKANNNLKILEHLRSLGCGAVLVSGNELRLALRAGFDPTKCIFNGNGKLLEDLVLAAQAGVFVNVDSEFDLDNIVEASRISGKQVNVLLRINPDVDPQVHPYVATGNKNSKFGIRNEKLQWFLDEVKAHPNELKLVGAHCHLGSTITKVDIFRDAAVLMVEYIDEIRRQGFEVSYLNIGGGLGIDYYHAGAILPTPMDLINTVRELVLSRGLNLIIEPGRSLIANTCCFVNHVTGVKTNGTKNFIVIDGSMAELIRPSLYDAYQHIELVSPTPPEAEVSKFDVVGPVCESADFLGKDRELPTPPKGAGLVVHDAGAYCMSMASTYNLKMRPPEYWVEDDGSITKIRHAETFEDHLRFFEGL, from the exons ATGGCGTCAGCTACTCACCTCCTCTCCCAACCTTCATCATCTCTCCGAAGAAACCTAAACCAATACCAATCGAACCGATCTCCCCTCTCCAGAATCCCGGTCCTGTCTCTCAAGTCAACCTTGAAGCCACTGCAACGCCTCTCCGTCAAAGCCGCCGCATCATCCCCAAACTCTGTCAAAACCGCGACGAAGGGATCGGACGATCAGTCCGCGTTCAACCATTGTTTCAAGAAACAGTCAGATGGGTTTCTCTATTGCGAGGGGACTAAAGTTGAGGAGATCATGGAGAGCGTCGAGAGAAGACCTTTTTACTTGTATAGCAAGCCTCAGATCACTAGAAACGTCGAGGCTTACAAAGAGGCCTTGGAAGGTGTGAGTTCCGTCATTGGCTACGCTATTAAGGCTAATAACAATCTCAAGATTTTGGAGCATTTGAGGAGTTTGGGATGTGGTGCTGTCCTCGTTAGTGGAAATGAGCTCAGGCTTGCTCTTCGTGCTGGTTTTGATCCCACAAA GTGTATCTTTAATGGAAATGGGAAGCTGTTGGAGGATTTAGTTCTCGCTGCTCAAGCAGGTGTTTTCGTGAACGTTGATAGTGAATTCGACTTGGATAATATAGTGGAAGCTTCAAGAATATCTGGTAAACAGGTCAATGTTCTCCTGCGTATCAATCCTGATGTTGATCCTCAG GTGCATCCATATGTAGCTACTGGGAACAAGAACTCGAAGTTTGGTATCAGGAACGAGAAGCTTCAGTGGTTTCTCGATGAGGTGAAGGCACATCCCAATGAGCTTAAGCTTGTTGGAGCTCATTGCCATCTAGGCTCTACCATTACTAAG GTGGATATATTCAGAGATGCTGCGGTACTCATGGTGGAATACATTGATGAGATCAGGCGTCAAGGCTTTGAAGTTAGCTACTTGAACATTGGTGGTGGCTTAGGGATAGATTATTACCATGCCGGAGCTATTCTTCCTACACCAATGGATCTCATCAACACC GTGAGAGAGCTTGTTCTGTCACGTGGACTGAATCTAATAATAGAGCCAGGGAGGTCGCTGATTGCAAACACGTGCTGTTTCGTCAACCATGTGACCGGTGTGAAGACGAATGGAACTAAAAACTTTATAGTGATCGATGGAAGTATGGCTGAGCTAATCCGTCCTAGTCTTTATGATGCATATCAG CATATTGAGTTGGTCTCTCCTACACCACCTGAAGCAGAGGTTTCCAAGTTCGATGTAGTGGGTCCTGTTTGTGAATCTGCTGATTTCCTGGGCAAAGATAGAGAGCTTCCTACTCCTCCAAAG GGAGCTGGTCTTGTGGTTCATGATGCTGGTGCATACTGTATGAGCATGGCTTCCACTTACAATCTTAAGATGCGTCCTCCAGAATACTGG GTTGAAGATGATGGGTCGATCACTAAGATCAGGCACGCTGAGACATTCGAAGACCATTTGCGTTTCTTTGAAGGTCTATAA